One region of Verrucomicrobiia bacterium genomic DNA includes:
- a CDS encoding response regulator gives MARVLVVEDDPSVLRTLERMLRSEGHETFSAMDIPQALRILQEQAVDVVVTDIRLPGASGLELLRHLQDAHQEIPTIVITGEPSLESAVEAVRARAFEYLAKPVGKAQLLRTVAQAARLKHLEDERRRLEAANRAYQENLEELVAQRTQALQESEARLRQSEQQLHALAARLIHVREAERAQMAREIHDELGQLLTGLKMDLHWLLRQCQSPPEKRSPEAIARRLQDALAITDDTIKCVQRLAAELRPSALDKLGLCAALRQELRQFGERSGLAVTSALPEEEPAVPTDIAMALFRITQEALTNVARHAQATRVAVAFRETAEGWELEITDNGRGIRDEEMEHPNALGLLGMRERLLPWRGCMALRRPPAGGTQVQVFIPRPKEEAEGGQHEKHSHRG, from the coding sequence ATGGCCAGAGTATTGGTGGTGGAAGATGATCCGTCGGTCTTGCGGACGTTGGAGCGGATGCTTCGGTCTGAAGGGCACGAGACTTTCAGCGCCATGGACATTCCGCAGGCGCTGCGAATTTTGCAGGAGCAGGCGGTGGACGTGGTGGTGACGGACATCCGGCTGCCCGGGGCCTCGGGCCTGGAGCTGCTGCGCCATCTGCAGGACGCGCATCAGGAGATTCCCACGATTGTCATCACCGGCGAGCCTTCGCTGGAATCGGCCGTGGAGGCCGTGCGGGCGCGCGCCTTCGAGTATCTGGCCAAGCCGGTGGGCAAGGCCCAGCTTTTGCGCACGGTGGCCCAGGCGGCGCGGCTCAAACATTTGGAGGATGAACGGCGGCGGCTGGAGGCGGCCAACCGCGCCTATCAGGAGAACCTGGAGGAGCTGGTGGCCCAGCGCACGCAGGCCCTGCAGGAAAGCGAGGCGCGGCTGCGGCAGTCCGAACAGCAACTGCATGCGCTGGCGGCGCGGCTGATCCATGTGCGCGAGGCCGAGCGCGCGCAGATGGCGCGGGAAATCCATGATGAGCTGGGCCAGTTGCTCACCGGCTTGAAGATGGATTTGCACTGGCTGCTGCGCCAGTGCCAAAGCCCCCCGGAGAAACGCTCGCCCGAGGCCATCGCCCGCCGCCTGCAGGATGCCCTGGCCATTACGGATGACACCATCAAATGCGTGCAGCGGCTGGCGGCCGAGCTGCGCCCCAGCGCCCTGGACAAACTGGGGTTGTGCGCCGCCCTGCGGCAGGAGCTCCGCCAGTTTGGCGAGCGCTCCGGGCTGGCCGTGACCAGCGCCCTGCCCGAGGAGGAACCGGCCGTGCCCACGGACATTGCCATGGCGCTCTTCCGCATCACCCAGGAGGCGCTCACCAACGTGGCCCGCCACGCGCAGGCCACGCGGGTGGCGGTGGCCTTCCGGGAGACCGCGGAGGGCTGGGAGCTGGAGATCACCGACAACGGCCGCGGCATCCGCGACGAGGAAATGGAGCATCCCAACGCCCTGGGTTTGCTGGGCATGCGCGAGCGGTTGCTGCCGTGGCGGGGCTGCATGGCTTTGCGGCGTCCGCCGGCGGGCGGCACGCAGGTGCAAGTTTTTATTCCCCGCCCCAAAGAGGAGGCGGAAGGAGGCCAGCATGAGAAACATTCTCATCGTGGATGA
- a CDS encoding response regulator transcription factor: MRNILIVDDHEIVRRGLRALLAEKMPGTRFEEAATSAEAEAKIFQGRWDLILLDLNLPGRNGLEVLDMARRHCPKTPVIVLTVYPEAEFALRAIKLGAQAYLNKQTAAEELLAAVNKVLSGGKYITTTLAEQLTSALSTETPVAPHESLTERELQVLRLVAQGRTTKEIAAELHLSAKTIATYRSRIAAKTGLSTTVGITRYAMQHRLVE; encoded by the coding sequence ATGAGAAACATTCTCATCGTGGATGACCATGAGATCGTGCGGCGCGGGCTGCGCGCCTTGCTCGCGGAAAAAATGCCGGGCACGCGCTTTGAGGAGGCGGCCACCTCGGCGGAGGCCGAGGCCAAAATCTTTCAGGGCCGCTGGGATTTGATCCTGCTGGACCTGAATCTGCCCGGGCGCAACGGGCTGGAGGTGCTGGACATGGCGCGGCGGCATTGCCCCAAAACGCCCGTCATCGTGCTCACGGTGTATCCCGAGGCCGAGTTTGCCCTGCGCGCCATCAAGCTGGGGGCGCAGGCGTACTTGAACAAGCAGACCGCCGCGGAGGAATTGCTGGCGGCGGTGAACAAGGTGTTGTCCGGGGGCAAATACATCACCACCACGCTGGCCGAGCAGCTCACCTCGGCCTTGAGCACGGAAACGCCCGTGGCGCCGCACGAGAGCCTGACGGAGCGGGAGCTGCAGGTGCTGCGGCTGGTGGCGCAGGGGCGGACCACCAAGGAAATTGCCGCCGAGCTGCATCTGAGCGCCAAGACCATTGCCACCTACCGCTCGCGCATCGCCGCCAAGACCGGCCTTTCCACCACGGTGGGCATCACGCGCTACGCCATGCAGCATCGGCTGGTGGAATGA